The Pantoea nemavictus genome includes a region encoding these proteins:
- the asnB gene encoding asparagine synthase B encodes MCSIFGVLDLKSDPIELRKKALESSRLMRHRGPDWSGVYADDKAILVHERLSIVDVNNGAQPLYNADHTHVLAVNGEIYNHQALRAELSDRYAFQTGSDCEVILALYQEKGVDFLDELQGMFAFILWDSVKQQYLIGRDHIGIIPLYMGNDEHGNLYVASEMKALVPVCRSIKEFPPGSYMSSADGEIRRYWQRDWMEFSAVEHNTTDAAELKHALEESVKSHLMSDVPYGVLLSGGLDSSIISAVTKRFAAKRVEDADKSDAWWPQLHSFAVGLEGSPDLKAAKSVAEHLGTVHHEIHFTVQEGLDAIRDVIYHIETYDVTTIRASTPMYLMSRKIKAMGIKMVLSGEGADEVFGGYLYFHKAPNAKEFHEENVRKLLALHMFDCARANKAMSAWGVEARVPFLDKKFLDVAMRINPEDKLCGSNGKMEKHILRECFSSYLPESVAWRQKEQFSDGVGYSWIDTLKEVAAKQITDQQLSTAHFRFPYNTPNSKEAYLYREIFEELFPIASAAECVPGGPSVACSSAKAIEWDEAFKSMDDPSGRAVGVHQSAYK; translated from the coding sequence ATGTGTTCAATTTTTGGTGTGCTGGATCTGAAGAGCGATCCTATTGAGCTGCGCAAGAAAGCGCTGGAATCTTCTCGTCTGATGCGTCACCGCGGCCCAGATTGGTCAGGTGTTTATGCGGATGATAAAGCCATTCTGGTGCATGAGCGCTTGTCGATTGTTGACGTTAACAACGGCGCACAGCCGCTGTATAACGCTGACCACACCCACGTACTGGCTGTTAACGGTGAAATTTATAACCATCAAGCGCTGCGTGCCGAGCTGAGCGATCGTTACGCCTTCCAGACCGGTTCCGACTGCGAAGTTATTCTGGCGCTGTATCAGGAAAAAGGCGTTGATTTTCTCGACGAACTGCAGGGCATGTTCGCCTTTATTCTGTGGGACAGCGTTAAGCAGCAATACCTGATTGGCCGCGACCATATCGGCATTATCCCGCTGTATATGGGCAACGATGAGCACGGCAACCTGTATGTTGCTTCCGAAATGAAAGCACTGGTGCCAGTATGTCGCAGCATTAAAGAGTTCCCGCCGGGAAGCTACATGTCGAGCGCCGATGGTGAAATTCGTCGTTACTGGCAGCGTGACTGGATGGAATTTTCCGCCGTCGAGCACAACACCACCGACGCAGCAGAGCTGAAACATGCGCTGGAAGAGTCAGTGAAAAGTCACCTGATGTCCGACGTACCTTACGGCGTGCTGCTGTCTGGTGGACTCGACTCTTCCATTATCTCTGCCGTCACCAAGCGTTTCGCCGCAAAACGTGTAGAAGATGCCGATAAGAGCGATGCCTGGTGGCCGCAGCTGCACTCCTTTGCGGTGGGCCTGGAAGGTTCTCCAGACCTGAAAGCAGCGAAATCGGTGGCAGAGCATCTTGGCACCGTGCACCACGAAATCCATTTCACCGTGCAGGAAGGTCTGGATGCGATTCGTGATGTGATTTATCACATTGAAACCTACGATGTGACCACCATTCGCGCATCTACGCCGATGTATTTGATGTCGCGTAAGATCAAAGCGATGGGCATCAAAATGGTGCTGTCAGGCGAAGGTGCGGATGAAGTCTTTGGCGGCTATCTCTATTTCCATAAAGCGCCAAACGCTAAAGAATTCCATGAAGAGAACGTGCGTAAATTGCTGGCTCTGCATATGTTTGACTGCGCTCGCGCCAACAAAGCGATGTCCGCCTGGGGCGTGGAAGCGCGCGTACCGTTCCTCGATAAGAAATTCCTCGACGTGGCGATGCGTATCAACCCGGAAGATAAACTGTGCGGCAGCAACGGCAAGATGGAGAAACACATTCTGCGTGAATGCTTCTCTTCATATCTGCCAGAAAGCGTGGCGTGGCGCCAGAAAGAGCAGTTCTCTGACGGTGTTGGCTACAGCTGGATCGATACGCTGAAAGAAGTGGCGGCGAAGCAGATCACTGACCAACAGTTGTCGACTGCGCATTTCCGCTTCCCGTACAACACACCGAACTCGAAAGAAGCGTATCTGTATCGCGAAATCTTTGAGGAGTTGTTCCCAATTGCCAGCGCTGCAGAGTGTGTACCGGGCGGTCCATCGGTGGCCTGTTCTTCAGCTAAAGCCATCGAGTGGGATGAAGCCTTTAAATCAATGGATGACCCTTCAGGCCGTGCCGTAGGTGTGCATCAGTCCGCTTATAAATAA
- a CDS encoding HAD-IIA family hydrolase gives MTIKSVICDIDGVLMHDNTAVPGANEFLQRILAKDMPLVVLTNYPSQTALDLANRFANAGVEVPDSVFYTSAMATADFLKRQEGKKAYVIGEGALIHELYKAGFTITDVNPDFVIVGETRSFNWDMMHKAAFFVANGARFIATNPDTHARGFVPACGALCAGIETISGRKPFYVGKPSPYIMRAALNKMHAHSEETVIVGDNLRTDILAGFQAGLETILVLSGVSTLSDIDAMPFRPDWIYPSVADIDLF, from the coding sequence ATGACGATTAAAAGCGTAATCTGTGACATTGACGGCGTGTTGATGCACGACAACACCGCCGTTCCCGGCGCGAACGAATTTCTGCAGCGCATTCTGGCGAAAGATATGCCATTGGTGGTATTGACCAACTACCCATCACAAACGGCTCTTGATCTGGCCAACCGCTTTGCCAACGCGGGAGTTGAGGTGCCAGATTCGGTGTTTTATACCTCGGCGATGGCCACGGCTGACTTCCTCAAGCGTCAGGAGGGGAAAAAAGCCTATGTGATTGGCGAAGGTGCATTAATCCATGAGCTGTACAAAGCGGGCTTTACTATCACCGACGTCAATCCAGATTTCGTTATCGTGGGTGAAACGCGCTCATTTAATTGGGACATGATGCATAAAGCGGCGTTCTTCGTTGCTAACGGCGCACGCTTTATCGCAACCAATCCCGATACGCATGCGCGTGGCTTTGTTCCCGCCTGCGGGGCGCTCTGTGCCGGGATTGAGACCATTTCTGGCCGCAAACCGTTTTATGTTGGTAAGCCAAGCCCGTACATCATGCGCGCGGCATTAAACAAAATGCATGCGCATTCTGAAGAGACGGTGATTGTCGGGGATAACCTTCGTACCGATATTTTGGCAGGCTTCCAGGCCGGCCTGGAAACCATTCTGGTGCTGTCGGGCGTTTCAACGCTCAGTGATATTGATGCGATGCCATTCCGACCGGACTGGATTTACCCATCGGTCGCCGATATCGATCTCTTTTGA
- the nagC gene encoding DNA-binding transcriptional regulator NagC — MTTGGQSQIGNVDLVKQLNSAAVYRLIDQQGPISRIQIAEHSQLAPASVTKITRQLIERGLIKEVEQQASTGGRRAISIITETRHFHTIGVRLGRNDATLTLFDLSGKSLAQEDYPLPERTQETLENALFNAISAFMASHQRKIHELIAIAVILPGLVDPINGIIRYMPHIAVSHWPLVSSLKKRFNVTSFVGHDIRSLALAEHYFGASRDCADSILVRLHRGTGAGIIANGHIFLGSNGNVGEIGHIQVDPLGERCHCGNFGCLETIAANGAIENRVRHLLNQGYPSSLTLNDCLMPQICRAANQGDALACEVIEYVGRYLGKAIAIAINLFNPQKVVLAGEITEADKVLFPAIEGCINTQTLPAFRKNLPVMRSELDHRSAIGAFALAKRAMLNGILLQHLLEE; from the coding sequence ATGACCACTGGCGGCCAGTCTCAAATAGGAAATGTCGATCTTGTTAAACAACTTAATAGTGCAGCCGTTTATCGGCTAATAGATCAACAAGGGCCCATTTCGCGCATACAGATAGCCGAACACAGTCAGCTTGCGCCCGCCAGTGTCACCAAAATCACCCGCCAGCTCATTGAGCGCGGCCTCATTAAAGAGGTGGAGCAACAAGCCTCCACCGGTGGGCGCCGCGCCATCTCGATTATTACCGAAACCCGTCATTTTCATACTATCGGCGTACGCTTAGGGCGTAATGACGCCACGCTGACGCTGTTCGATCTGAGCGGAAAATCACTGGCGCAGGAAGATTATCCGCTGCCGGAGCGCACCCAGGAAACGTTGGAGAATGCGCTGTTCAATGCCATCAGCGCTTTTATGGCATCACATCAGCGTAAGATTCATGAGCTGATCGCTATCGCGGTGATTCTGCCAGGTTTAGTCGATCCGATTAATGGCATCATTCGCTATATGCCGCATATCGCGGTAAGTCACTGGCCACTGGTTTCCAGTCTGAAAAAACGCTTTAACGTCACCAGTTTTGTTGGTCATGACATTCGCAGTTTGGCACTGGCAGAGCACTACTTCGGTGCAAGCCGCGACTGTGCTGACTCCATTCTGGTGCGTTTACACCGTGGTACCGGCGCTGGGATTATTGCCAATGGCCATATTTTCCTCGGCAGCAACGGTAACGTTGGCGAGATCGGCCATATTCAGGTCGATCCGTTAGGTGAACGCTGCCATTGCGGAAACTTCGGTTGTCTGGAAACCATCGCTGCCAATGGTGCGATTGAAAATCGCGTGCGGCACCTGCTTAATCAGGGCTATCCCAGCTCACTAACACTTAATGATTGCCTGATGCCGCAGATCTGTCGCGCAGCTAATCAAGGTGACGCGCTGGCGTGCGAAGTTATCGAATACGTCGGCCGCTATTTGGGTAAAGCGATTGCCATCGCCATCAACCTGTTCAATCCGCAAAAAGTGGTGCTGGCCGGTGAAATCACTGAAGCCGACAAAGTGCTGTTTCCTGCCATTGAAGGTTGCATCAATACGCAGACACTTCCGGCATTTCGTAAGAATCTGCCGGTGATGCGTTCCGAGCTCGATCATCGCTCGGCAATTGGCGCCTTTGCCTTAGCAAAACGCGCTATGCTGAATGGCATTTTGTTGCAACATCTGCTGGAAGAGTAA
- the nagA gene encoding N-acetylglucosamine-6-phosphate deacetylase: MYALVNGRIFTGHEILDNHAVVITDGLIERVCPRDALDAAMAQQDVAGAFIAPGFIDLQLNGCGGVQFNDDINALSVDTLEIMQRANEKSGCTSYLPTLITSTDALMKRAIETMRAYLAKHQNQALGLHLEGPWLNKAKKGTHNPELIRLPDAELVDFLCANADVITKVTLAPENAGSDVIRQLRDAGIIVSAGHSNATYEEAKIGFSAGVSFATHLYNAMPTFAGREPGLIGALFDSPDVYCGIIADGLHVHYANVRNAKCIKGDKLVLVTDATAPAGASIDQFIFAGKTIYYRDGLCVDENGTLSGSALTMIEAVQNSVEHCGIALDEALRMATLYPAQAMGVEKQLGTVEAGKVANLTVFTRDYQITKTLVNGDNVLSE, translated from the coding sequence ATGTACGCATTAGTGAACGGCCGGATTTTTACCGGTCATGAAATTCTGGACAATCATGCAGTTGTGATTACGGATGGCCTGATTGAGCGTGTGTGTCCGCGTGATGCCCTGGACGCGGCAATGGCACAGCAGGATGTGGCTGGTGCGTTTATCGCTCCTGGTTTTATTGATTTGCAGCTGAATGGCTGCGGCGGCGTGCAGTTCAATGACGATATCAATGCGTTAAGCGTGGATACATTGGAGATTATGCAGCGTGCCAATGAAAAATCAGGCTGTACCAGCTATTTGCCAACGCTGATTACCAGCACCGATGCGCTAATGAAACGCGCAATCGAAACCATGCGCGCCTATTTGGCTAAGCATCAGAATCAGGCGCTGGGCTTGCACCTGGAAGGTCCGTGGTTGAACAAAGCCAAAAAAGGCACGCACAATCCTGAATTGATTCGTCTGCCGGATGCCGAGTTGGTGGATTTTCTCTGTGCAAACGCGGATGTCATCACTAAAGTCACGCTGGCCCCTGAAAACGCCGGCAGTGACGTGATTCGTCAATTACGTGATGCGGGAATTATCGTCTCAGCGGGTCACTCTAATGCGACCTATGAAGAGGCAAAAATCGGCTTTAGCGCCGGTGTGAGCTTTGCCACGCACCTCTATAATGCAATGCCAACGTTTGCCGGACGTGAGCCAGGTCTGATCGGTGCGCTGTTTGATTCGCCTGATGTATACTGCGGCATCATTGCAGATGGTTTACATGTCCATTACGCTAATGTGCGCAATGCAAAATGCATCAAGGGCGACAAACTGGTGTTAGTGACGGATGCCACAGCACCAGCTGGCGCTTCGATTGATCAATTCATTTTTGCAGGCAAAACAATATACTATCGCGATGGCCTTTGCGTTGATGAGAACGGTACGCTCAGCGGTTCTGCATTAACCATGATTGAAGCGGTGCAGAATAGCGTTGAACACTGTGGCATCGCTCTTGATGAAGCGCTGCGTATGGCAACACTTTATCCGGCGCAGGCAATGGGTGTGGAGAAACAGTTAGGTACGGTTGAAGCAGGAAAAGTCGCCAACCTGACTGTCTTTACCCGCGATTATCAAATCACTAAGACGTTAGTCAACGGAGACAACGTCCTCAGCGAGTAA
- the nagB gene encoding glucosamine-6-phosphate deaminase, which translates to MRLIPLATPTQVGKWAARHIVNRINAFKPSAERPFVLGLPTGGTPLEAYKHLIDMHKAGQVSFKHVVTFNMDEYVGLPKEHPESYHSFMYRNFFDHVDIQEQNINLLNGNAEDIDAECRQYEEKIRAYGKINLFMGGVGNDGHIAFNEPASSLSSRTRIKTLTHDTRIANSRFFNGDVDQVPKYALTVGVGTLLDAEEVMILVTGHLKAQALQAAVEGNVNHMWTISCLQLHAKSVVVCDEPATMELKVKTVKYFREMEAENMKGV; encoded by the coding sequence ATGAGACTGATCCCTTTGGCCACACCGACCCAAGTGGGTAAATGGGCTGCACGCCACATTGTTAACCGCATTAATGCGTTTAAGCCTAGCGCAGAACGTCCTTTTGTGTTGGGTTTACCAACCGGTGGAACACCGCTGGAAGCCTACAAGCACCTGATCGACATGCACAAAGCGGGCCAGGTTAGTTTTAAGCACGTGGTCACCTTTAATATGGATGAGTATGTAGGTCTGCCAAAAGAGCATCCAGAAAGTTACCACAGCTTCATGTATCGTAATTTTTTCGATCATGTTGATATTCAAGAGCAAAACATCAATCTTCTCAATGGTAATGCCGAAGATATTGACGCAGAATGCCGCCAATACGAAGAGAAGATCCGCGCTTACGGCAAAATTAACCTGTTTATGGGCGGCGTAGGCAACGATGGTCATATTGCTTTCAATGAACCGGCTTCATCCCTCTCATCTCGTACCCGCATTAAAACCCTGACGCACGATACCCGCATCGCAAACTCTCGCTTCTTTAACGGTGATGTGGATCAGGTACCAAAATACGCGCTGACCGTTGGCGTTGGTACGCTGCTGGATGCAGAAGAGGTAATGATTCTGGTAACAGGTCATTTGAAAGCGCAAGCGCTGCAGGCCGCGGTTGAAGGTAACGTCAACCATATGTGGACCATTAGCTGCCTCCAGCTGCATGCAAAATCCGTCGTGGTATGTGATGAACCAGCAACGATGGAACTGAAAGTGAAAACCGTGAAATATTTCCGCGAAATGGAAGCGGAAAATATGAAAGGTGTGTGA
- the nagE gene encoding N-acetylglucosamine-specific PTS transporter subunit IIBC, whose protein sequence is MLGYLQKVGRALMVPVATLPAAAILMGVGYWIDPDSWGAGNALAALLIKSGSAIIDNMSVLFAIGVAYGMSKDKDGAAALTGFVGFLVVTTLCSPAAVAMIQKMPVEQVPAAFGKINNQFVGILVGILSAEVYNRFSHVELPKALSFFSGRRLVPILVSFLMIAVAFVLMYVWPLIFGGLVSFGEHIQKMGSVGAGVYAFFNRLLIPVGLHHALNSVFWFDVAGINDIPKFLGGAQSIAEGTGIPGITGRYQAGFFPIMMFGLPGAALAIYHCARPENRAKVGGIMLAAAFAAFFTGITEPLEFSFMFVAPVLYVIHAALTGLSVFIAASMQWIAGFGFSAGLVDMVLSTRNPLAVHWWMLIPQGLVFFVIYYAVFRFTIQKFNLMTPGRELSAGDETDGYDVNVDHSGNGESQTESLARRYIAAVGGSENLTTIDACITRLRLNVKDSAQVNEGVAKRLGASGVIRLNKQSVQVIVGTQAESIATAMKTVLSKGPVAASAAASPVAPAPAAKPQAVLNSEKAVIATLLAPVTGEIVALENVPDEAFASKAVGDGLAIKPTGKTVVAPTAGTVVKIFNTNHAFCLEAENGVEIVVHMGLDTVALEGKGFTRLVEEGATVTAGQPILEMDLDYLNANARSMISPVVVSNSDDFAGLNLLATGSVVAGQTPLYEVKG, encoded by the coding sequence ATTCTAGGATATCTGCAAAAGGTCGGCCGCGCGCTTATGGTGCCGGTAGCGACTTTGCCGGCAGCGGCAATCTTGATGGGTGTTGGATATTGGATCGATCCAGATAGCTGGGGTGCAGGTAATGCACTGGCGGCACTGCTGATCAAATCCGGTTCGGCAATCATCGACAATATGTCCGTGCTGTTTGCCATTGGTGTGGCATACGGTATGTCAAAAGATAAAGACGGTGCAGCAGCATTGACCGGTTTCGTGGGCTTCCTGGTGGTAACCACACTCTGTTCACCGGCAGCGGTAGCGATGATTCAGAAAATGCCGGTGGAGCAAGTTCCTGCCGCCTTCGGCAAAATTAACAACCAGTTTGTCGGTATCCTCGTCGGTATCCTCTCTGCTGAGGTTTACAATCGCTTTAGCCATGTTGAACTGCCAAAAGCGCTGTCATTCTTTAGCGGCCGCCGTCTGGTGCCTATTCTTGTCTCCTTCCTGATGATTGCCGTGGCCTTCGTGCTGATGTATGTCTGGCCGCTCATTTTTGGTGGGCTGGTGAGCTTCGGTGAGCACATTCAGAAGATGGGCTCAGTGGGTGCGGGTGTCTATGCCTTCTTTAACCGCTTGCTGATTCCTGTTGGCCTGCATCATGCGCTGAACTCAGTGTTCTGGTTCGACGTCGCGGGTATCAACGATATTCCTAAATTCCTGGGCGGCGCACAGTCTATCGCGGAAGGTACGGGTATCCCAGGTATCACCGGTCGTTATCAGGCGGGCTTCTTCCCAATCATGATGTTTGGTCTTCCGGGGGCAGCGCTGGCAATTTATCACTGCGCCCGTCCAGAAAACCGCGCCAAAGTCGGCGGTATCATGCTGGCGGCAGCATTTGCGGCCTTCTTTACCGGTATTACCGAACCGCTGGAGTTCTCCTTCATGTTCGTGGCGCCGGTACTGTATGTGATTCACGCTGCACTGACCGGTCTCTCCGTGTTCATCGCCGCGAGCATGCAGTGGATTGCCGGTTTCGGCTTCAGTGCGGGTCTGGTGGATATGGTGCTATCGACGCGCAACCCGCTGGCCGTGCACTGGTGGATGCTGATCCCACAAGGTCTGGTGTTCTTCGTTATCTACTATGCGGTGTTCCGCTTCACCATTCAGAAATTTAACCTGATGACACCGGGTCGTGAACTCTCTGCGGGCGATGAAACCGATGGTTATGATGTGAATGTCGACCATAGCGGTAATGGTGAAAGCCAAACCGAATCTTTGGCGCGCCGTTACATTGCAGCCGTGGGTGGTTCTGAAAACCTCACGACCATCGATGCCTGTATTACCCGACTGCGTCTGAACGTCAAAGACTCTGCACAGGTAAATGAAGGCGTCGCTAAGCGTCTGGGTGCTTCAGGTGTGATTCGCCTGAACAAACAGAGCGTACAGGTTATCGTCGGCACCCAGGCTGAAAGCATTGCTACAGCGATGAAAACGGTACTGAGCAAAGGCCCGGTTGCGGCATCTGCAGCGGCGTCACCTGTAGCACCGGCTCCAGCGGCAAAACCGCAGGCGGTACTGAACAGTGAAAAAGCGGTAATCGCTACGTTACTGGCTCCGGTTACCGGTGAAATTGTTGCGCTGGAAAATGTTCCTGATGAAGCGTTCGCCAGTAAAGCAGTGGGTGATGGTCTGGCAATCAAGCCAACCGGAAAAACCGTTGTCGCGCCAACTGCTGGCACCGTGGTGAAGATCTTCAACACTAACCATGCGTTCTGCCTCGAAGCGGAAAATGGCGTTGAGATTGTGGTGCACATGGGTCTGGATACGGTTGCGCTGGAAGGTAAAGGTTTCACGCGTCTGGTGGAAGAGGGCGCAACGGTAACAGCAGGTCAGCCAATCCTCGAAATGGATCTGGATTATCTCAACGCCAACGCGCGCTCGATGATCAGTCCAGTCGTCGTCAGTAATAGCGATGATTTCGCGGGTCTGAATTTACTGGCAACCGGTTCAGTGGTTGCAGGTCAAACTCCGCTGTACGAGGTTAAAGGCTAA
- the glnS gene encoding glutamine--tRNA ligase, with product MSEAEARPTNFIRQIIDEDLASGKHNTVHTRFPPEPNGYLHIGHAKSICLNFGIAQDYQGQCNLRFDDTNPVKEDLEFVESIKRDVQWLGFEWSGNIRYSSDYFDQLFNYAVELINKGLAYVDELSADEIREYRGSLTAPGKNSPYRDRSVEENLALFQKMRDGGFEEGKACLRAKIDMASSFIVMRDPVLYRIKFADHHQTGSKWCIYPMYDFTHCISDAIEGITHSLCTLEFQDNRRLYDWVLDNITIPVHPRQYEFSRLNLEYAVMSKRKLTQLVSEKVVEGWDDPRMLTVSGLRRRGYSSASIREFCRRIGVTKQDNIVEMASLESCIRDDLNENAPRAMAVMDPLKVVIENLPAGHEEIITMPNHPNKPEMGTREVPFSREVWIDRADFREEANKQYKRLVLGKEVRLRNAYVIRAERVAKDDEGNITCIYCTCDVDTLSKDPADGRKVKGVIHWVSAIHALPAEFRLYDRLFSVPNPGAAEDFLTTINPNSLETKQGFVEPGLREADSMAPYQFEREGYFCADSVYSQPSKLVFNRTVGLRDTWAKIGD from the coding sequence ATGAGTGAGGCTGAAGCCCGCCCAACGAACTTTATTCGTCAGATCATCGACGAAGATTTGGCGAGCGGTAAGCACAACACTGTGCATACCCGTTTCCCGCCTGAGCCCAATGGTTATCTGCATATTGGCCATGCGAAATCTATCTGCCTGAACTTTGGTATCGCACAAGATTACCAGGGGCAGTGCAACCTGCGTTTCGACGACACCAACCCAGTGAAAGAAGATCTGGAGTTTGTCGAATCCATAAAGCGTGACGTGCAATGGCTGGGCTTTGAGTGGAGCGGCAACATTCGTTACTCCTCAGACTACTTCGACCAACTCTTCAACTATGCCGTTGAGCTGATTAATAAAGGCTTGGCGTATGTTGATGAATTGTCGGCAGATGAGATCCGCGAGTATCGCGGTTCTCTCACAGCACCAGGCAAAAACAGCCCGTATCGCGATCGCAGCGTGGAAGAGAACTTAGCGCTGTTCCAGAAAATGCGCGATGGTGGCTTCGAAGAGGGCAAAGCCTGTTTACGTGCCAAAATCGATATGGCATCCAGCTTTATCGTGATGCGCGATCCCGTGCTGTATCGCATCAAGTTTGCCGATCACCATCAGACTGGCAGCAAGTGGTGCATCTATCCAATGTACGACTTCACTCACTGCATTTCTGATGCGATTGAAGGTATTACGCATTCTCTCTGCACGCTGGAGTTCCAGGATAACCGTCGTCTGTACGATTGGGTGCTGGATAACATCACCATTCCGGTGCACCCGCGTCAGTATGAGTTTTCACGTCTGAATCTGGAATACGCAGTGATGTCCAAGCGTAAACTGACTCAGCTGGTGAGCGAAAAAGTTGTGGAAGGCTGGGACGATCCGCGCATGCTGACCGTTTCCGGTTTGCGTCGTCGTGGTTACAGCTCGGCTTCGATTCGTGAGTTCTGCCGCCGCATTGGCGTTACTAAGCAGGACAATATCGTAGAAATGGCTTCACTGGAGTCGTGCATTCGTGACGATCTCAATGAAAACGCGCCGCGTGCGATGGCCGTGATGGATCCCCTGAAGGTGGTGATTGAAAATCTGCCAGCGGGTCACGAAGAGATCATCACCATGCCAAATCATCCTAACAAACCGGAGATGGGTACGCGTGAAGTGCCATTCAGCCGTGAAGTGTGGATCGATCGCGCTGACTTCCGCGAAGAAGCCAATAAACAATACAAGCGTCTGGTGCTGGGTAAAGAAGTGCGTCTGCGTAATGCTTACGTGATCCGTGCTGAACGTGTAGCGAAGGATGATGAAGGCAATATCACCTGTATCTACTGTACTTGCGATGTTGATACGCTGAGCAAAGATCCTGCTGATGGGCGTAAAGTGAAAGGCGTTATCCATTGGGTTTCTGCAATTCACGCGTTGCCGGCGGAATTCCGCCTGTATGATCGTCTGTTTAGTGTGCCAAATCCGGGCGCGGCTGAGGATTTCCTCACCACCATTAACCCGAACTCACTCGAAACTAAACAGGGCTTCGTTGAGCCTGGTCTGCGCGAGGCCGATTCAATGGCACCGTATCAGTTCGAACGTGAAGGCTACTTCTGTGCTGATAGCGTTTATTCGCAGCCGTCAAAATTGGTGTTTAACCGCACCGTTGGATTGCGCGATACCTGGGCGAAAATCGGCGATTAA
- the fur gene encoding ferric iron uptake transcriptional regulator, which yields MTDNNSALKKAGLKVTLPRLKILEVLQGPGPESHHVSAEDLYKRLIDMGEEIGLATVYRVLNQFDDAGIVTRHNFEGGKSVFELTQQHHHDHLICLDCGKVIEFSDESIETRQREIATRHGIKLSNHSLYLYGHCALGDCREDDTLHDK from the coding sequence ATGACTGACAACAACTCCGCATTGAAGAAGGCTGGCCTGAAAGTCACGCTCCCCAGACTGAAAATTCTGGAAGTGCTTCAGGGACCCGGACCCGAGTCCCATCACGTCAGTGCGGAGGATTTGTATAAGCGCCTGATCGATATGGGCGAAGAGATTGGTCTGGCAACGGTATATCGCGTTCTTAACCAGTTTGACGACGCGGGCATCGTTACCCGTCATAATTTTGAAGGCGGTAAATCTGTCTTTGAACTGACCCAGCAACATCACCACGATCACCTGATTTGCCTCGATTGCGGCAAGGTTATCGAATTTAGCGATGAATCAATTGAAACGCGTCAGCGTGAAATTGCCACTCGCCATGGTATCAAACTCAGTAACCACAGCCTGTACTTGTACGGTCACTGTGCTCTGGGAGACTGCCGCGAAGACGACACGCTCCACGATAAGTAA
- the fldA gene encoding flavodoxin FldA, translated as MAIVGIFFGSDTGNTENIAKMIQKQLGKDVAEVHDIAKSTKEDLDAFDILLLGIPTWYYGEAQCDWDDFFPTLEEIDFNGKLVALFGCGDQEDYAEYFCDAMGTIRDIIEPNGAVIVGHWPTEGYHFEASKGLADDKHFLGLAIDEDRQPELTNERVETWVKQIFDELQLKEIIEA; from the coding sequence ATGGCAATCGTAGGCATTTTCTTCGGCAGCGATACCGGCAACACTGAAAACATTGCAAAAATGATCCAGAAACAACTGGGTAAAGATGTCGCCGAAGTGCATGACATTGCTAAGAGCACCAAAGAAGATCTCGATGCGTTCGATATCCTGCTGCTGGGCATTCCAACCTGGTATTATGGTGAAGCGCAGTGTGACTGGGATGATTTCTTCCCGACGCTGGAAGAGATTGATTTCAATGGCAAGCTGGTAGCGCTGTTTGGTTGTGGCGATCAGGAAGATTACGCCGAATACTTCTGCGACGCGATGGGCACCATCCGCGACATCATTGAGCCGAATGGTGCAGTCATCGTCGGCCACTGGCCAACCGAAGGCTACCATTTTGAAGCATCTAAAGGTTTGGCCGATGATAAACACTTCCTCGGTCTGGCGATTGACGAAGACCGTCAACCCGAACTGACCAATGAGCGCGTTGAAACCTGGGTGAAGCAGATCTTCGATGAACTGCAGCTGAAAGAGATTATTGAAGCGTAA
- the ybfE gene encoding LexA regulated protein has product MAKEQTDRTTLDLFADERRPGRPKTSPLTRDEQLRINKRNQLKRDKVRGLRRVELKMSSEAVDALSTLADQQNISRSELIEQMLLAQLKLS; this is encoded by the coding sequence ATGGCAAAAGAACAGACAGACCGCACTACGCTTGATCTCTTTGCAGACGAGCGGCGTCCTGGTCGCCCGAAAACCAGCCCGCTGACGCGTGATGAACAATTACGCATCAACAAACGTAATCAGCTCAAGCGCGATAAAGTGCGTGGGCTGCGTCGTGTCGAGCTGAAGATGTCCAGCGAGGCGGTTGACGCGCTCAGCACGCTGGCCGACCAGCAAAACATCAGTCGCAGCGAATTGATTGAACAAATGCTGCTGGCACAGCTCAAACTGTCGTAA